A window of Haliscomenobacter hydrossis DSM 1100 contains these coding sequences:
- a CDS encoding RNA polymerase sigma factor, which produces MAEKAFTDEQLVVFLRAGNRVAYEEIYRRYWDKLFEWASHQIGVEDAEEVLQEVFLSLWHRRADVIIKRLDVYLAVAVKNLVFNFFKSQLTYRKYQEYLVFKELEQSPDGGQILNFKELTVAIEAALNRLPEKSAEVFRRSRFENQPVKEIAKHLSLSEKAVEYHLTKSIKYLKDTLKSYHAEN; this is translated from the coding sequence ATGGCTGAAAAAGCATTTACGGACGAGCAATTAGTCGTATTTCTTCGTGCGGGTAACAGGGTAGCATACGAAGAAATCTATCGACGTTACTGGGACAAATTGTTTGAATGGGCATCCCATCAGATCGGCGTTGAAGATGCTGAAGAGGTGCTTCAGGAGGTGTTTTTGAGTTTGTGGCATCGGCGTGCTGATGTCATCATCAAACGATTGGACGTTTACCTGGCGGTGGCCGTAAAAAACCTTGTTTTCAACTTCTTTAAATCTCAACTTACTTATCGTAAATATCAAGAGTATTTGGTCTTCAAAGAATTGGAACAGTCTCCGGATGGTGGTCAAATTTTGAACTTCAAAGAACTGACCGTTGCCATAGAAGCAGCGTTGAATCGGTTGCCAGAAAAAAGTGCCGAGGTATTTCGACGCAGCCGTTTTGAGAACCAACCCGTAAAAGAAATTGCCAAACATTTGAGTTTAAGTGAAAAGGCAGTAGAATATCACCTTACTAAATCTATAAAGTACTTGAAAGACACCTTAAAGTCATATCATGCTGAGAATTGA
- a CDS encoding T9SS type A sorting domain-containing protein translates to MKMTFTHIVTILYRILPVGVLLGLFLIPQWAKAQCDPRTSCINQVQVTMDANCKFTITPNLVGFGDCVGTYRVVVSDSNPSNGNIIDCPGLWDYAVLNTANEVLCWGKILAEDKSGPILVSTDFINTTLWCTDVDFVLNNPKTVGPTATNQSLNGLISGPVIDTDVKNLGIPNFADNCKSCGCNVTLKFSDRLETVNCTESIVNGVYARIRRVFVATDCRGMTQSVEQVITFRRPVLNDFKFDFAGDANYKAIISYDACAANKSQIRRIDVVPYLTNYFGKKIYLDTLTCNYGLNVSDIEFPTCNGTGLKIERTLKLFDWCLNREVAQYKILIKLGDTSPPRILKLSRIPVVSTGPSDCTAALPTTAAGLRTVLGTTISDNCNLGTLSLRVRTKGRIVSGIIVDTTNWYNMTYPVSNGVITGITVGRHRLIITVNDGCYNTVVDSVEFFVKDLIAPVMKCDDKLRVSLSNTPGLQTGYGKVTAQDIDEGSWDNCGRLKWMRVRRVIPPGCEATFVGGQYDVNGNGKIDPLPADGDWTEADGFDLNGDGDLADFGETFIIKEGKLLSPLGDFMEFFCCDLGALVTVELWGEDLAGNRNYCWMNLLIEDKTSPICTAPWPATVYCTDKCLGQLEDRAASSVCFGDVDIQGGNDCTNLNIQYSVVNKVKCGKGTIIRRWTIAKGSQSTSCEQVITVVPIHEYDICFPRDATADCKKVNADSAFAVELGCDVLAINVSDKRYDASDSECYKIFRTYTVINWCAYDDRCGDPMANGKVYVVDRNVFGNLGKDPIYVLVRDKDRNGDEEFWISKNRTPGEDFDIRFTPPICDATDDYYHSFMYTQIIKVEDSQVPVVTIPQLTVFQTRATDCLADVTITFRGTDNCSASVELEIPQLMVAPNQTLSGPFIMYSSTRWTTKANADGSFTVTVKNLPEGKHDLIVLIRDGCGNLSKATRIPFEVRDRKAPAPICIKGLSLSLMSDQQGGGTMAVWATDFVASPIYDCNGQGETNAQGLKKVTKYSINRKGTAVNAANTGLVLTCADKGKAIEVEIHAWDEAGNHDFCLTFVEVQDNNKVCPGGIVEPVTISGYVATAKNTMMKGVPVQLSGDVVKMNTSGSDGTYNFLGLSKGKNYTLTPDLNKDFGNGISTMDLLVLQKHLINSEPITDPYRLIAADVDNSGHVSVGDQIRLRKFILNMIPDFGGTKSWCFVDQAYRFPDPLNPWKEAFPQTIAMPNLDHDVKANFVGIKVGDLNQSATVNAFQVPELRTGENLKLEMKNLDLEAGTTYELPVNVADMSKISGYQFALDLDLRSLEFIGILDGVAKLDNFGIFAEQGMLTTSWIDQGRTKNGALFTLVVKAKTDVQLSKALRINPQVMSAEAYNRENEVMGLALSFGDNILDINQDRGLVLEQNQPNPFRTEAQIGFWLPQTGEATLNVYDVTGRVVKSFRQSFDRGYNQLLLKHTDLPADGVYYYTLMQNGATATRKMIVTK, encoded by the coding sequence GTTGATTTTGTACTCAACAATCCCAAAACGGTAGGCCCAACGGCTACCAATCAATCGTTGAACGGACTCATCTCCGGCCCAGTCATCGATACCGACGTAAAAAACCTGGGCATTCCCAATTTTGCAGACAATTGCAAATCCTGCGGTTGCAACGTTACCCTTAAATTTTCGGATCGGTTGGAAACGGTCAATTGTACCGAATCCATCGTCAATGGGGTATACGCACGCATCCGCCGTGTATTTGTCGCTACCGATTGTCGAGGCATGACCCAAAGTGTAGAACAAGTCATTACTTTCCGTCGACCCGTTTTGAACGATTTCAAATTTGATTTTGCTGGCGATGCCAATTATAAAGCCATCATCAGTTATGATGCTTGTGCCGCCAACAAGAGCCAAATTCGCCGGATTGACGTTGTACCTTATCTGACCAATTACTTTGGGAAAAAAATCTACCTGGATACACTCACCTGCAACTATGGTTTAAATGTCAGTGATATTGAATTTCCTACTTGTAATGGTACCGGTCTGAAAATTGAACGTACACTTAAACTGTTCGACTGGTGTTTGAACCGCGAAGTCGCACAATACAAGATCTTGATCAAATTGGGGGATACCAGTCCTCCCCGCATCCTTAAACTCTCGCGCATTCCTGTCGTGAGCACTGGTCCATCCGATTGTACCGCAGCCCTGCCAACCACTGCTGCGGGTTTGCGCACCGTCTTGGGTACCACCATCAGTGACAATTGTAACCTCGGTACATTGAGTTTAAGAGTGCGTACCAAAGGTCGGATAGTTAGCGGGATCATTGTTGACACCACCAATTGGTACAACATGACTTATCCGGTCAGCAATGGTGTAATCACCGGGATTACCGTAGGGCGGCACCGCCTGATCATTACTGTAAACGATGGCTGTTACAATACGGTAGTGGATTCGGTAGAATTTTTTGTCAAAGACCTCATTGCCCCGGTCATGAAATGTGACGACAAGCTGCGGGTATCCCTGTCCAATACGCCAGGATTACAAACGGGCTATGGCAAAGTAACCGCTCAGGACATTGATGAAGGATCCTGGGACAATTGTGGTAGACTTAAGTGGATGAGGGTTCGCCGGGTAATTCCACCAGGATGTGAAGCCACTTTTGTTGGGGGCCAATACGATGTGAATGGCAATGGAAAAATAGATCCTCTCCCCGCCGACGGTGATTGGACGGAGGCGGATGGATTTGACCTTAACGGCGATGGTGACTTAGCCGACTTCGGCGAAACCTTTATCATTAAGGAGGGCAAACTCTTGTCGCCATTGGGTGATTTTATGGAGTTTTTCTGTTGTGACCTCGGGGCATTGGTTACCGTGGAACTATGGGGCGAAGACCTGGCAGGCAACCGCAACTACTGTTGGATGAATTTGCTCATCGAAGACAAAACCTCACCCATTTGTACGGCGCCATGGCCAGCAACGGTTTATTGCACCGACAAATGCCTCGGGCAATTGGAAGACCGTGCGGCATCTTCCGTTTGTTTTGGTGATGTCGACATCCAGGGTGGTAACGATTGTACCAACTTGAATATACAATACTCCGTAGTAAACAAGGTAAAATGTGGCAAAGGCACCATCATCCGGCGCTGGACGATTGCGAAAGGCAGTCAGTCCACCTCTTGTGAGCAGGTCATTACTGTAGTGCCCATCCATGAATACGATATTTGTTTCCCTCGGGATGCAACCGCAGATTGTAAAAAAGTAAACGCTGATTCCGCATTCGCCGTTGAATTGGGTTGTGATGTTTTGGCGATCAATGTAAGCGACAAACGTTACGACGCCAGTGATAGCGAGTGTTATAAAATTTTCCGTACGTACACCGTAATCAACTGGTGTGCTTACGACGATCGTTGTGGTGATCCCATGGCCAACGGCAAAGTGTATGTCGTAGACCGGAACGTGTTTGGAAACCTTGGCAAAGACCCAATTTATGTACTGGTACGGGATAAAGACCGCAATGGCGACGAGGAATTCTGGATTTCGAAAAACCGTACTCCTGGCGAAGACTTTGATATTCGATTCACTCCCCCAATTTGTGATGCTACCGACGATTATTACCACAGTTTCATGTATACCCAAATTATTAAGGTAGAAGATTCGCAGGTACCCGTGGTAACCATTCCTCAATTGACGGTTTTCCAAACCCGGGCAACCGATTGTTTGGCGGATGTCACCATTACTTTCCGTGGAACGGACAACTGTAGTGCATCGGTAGAACTGGAAATTCCCCAACTCATGGTGGCACCCAATCAGACGCTCAGCGGGCCTTTCATCATGTACAGTTCTACCCGTTGGACCACCAAAGCCAATGCCGACGGCAGCTTCACGGTTACCGTGAAAAACCTGCCCGAAGGCAAGCACGATTTGATTGTATTGATTAGGGACGGTTGTGGCAACTTGAGCAAAGCAACCCGGATTCCTTTTGAAGTACGCGACCGCAAAGCCCCTGCACCAATCTGTATCAAGGGCCTTTCCCTTTCCCTGATGAGTGATCAACAAGGTGGAGGCACTATGGCGGTATGGGCTACTGATTTTGTGGCCAGCCCTATTTATGATTGCAACGGCCAGGGCGAAACCAACGCCCAGGGCTTGAAAAAGGTCACGAAATACTCCATCAACCGTAAGGGGACTGCTGTCAATGCAGCCAATACAGGGTTGGTGTTGACTTGCGCCGACAAAGGCAAGGCGATAGAAGTAGAAATCCACGCCTGGGACGAAGCGGGGAACCACGATTTCTGCCTCACTTTTGTGGAAGTGCAAGACAACAACAAGGTTTGCCCCGGCGGAATTGTAGAACCCGTAACCATTTCTGGATACGTAGCGACTGCAAAAAACACCATGATGAAAGGGGTGCCCGTTCAACTCTCGGGCGATGTCGTTAAAATGAACACCAGCGGAAGCGATGGCACTTATAATTTCCTGGGTTTGAGCAAGGGTAAAAACTATACCCTTACCCCAGACTTGAACAAGGATTTTGGCAATGGTATTTCTACGATGGATTTGCTTGTTTTACAAAAACACCTGATTAATAGTGAACCCATTACGGATCCTTATCGCTTAATTGCCGCAGATGTAGACAACTCTGGTCACGTATCCGTGGGGGACCAAATTCGCTTGCGCAAATTTATCCTCAACATGATACCCGATTTTGGTGGAACCAAGAGTTGGTGTTTTGTTGACCAGGCATACCGTTTCCCGGATCCGCTCAACCCCTGGAAAGAAGCTTTCCCTCAAACCATTGCCATGCCGAACCTGGACCACGATGTCAAGGCCAATTTTGTGGGCATTAAAGTAGGGGACCTGAACCAAAGCGCTACGGTAAATGCATTCCAGGTACCCGAGTTGCGCACTGGGGAGAACCTCAAACTGGAAATGAAAAACCTCGACCTGGAGGCTGGAACTACGTATGAGCTTCCCGTAAACGTTGCCGACATGAGCAAAATCTCCGGGTATCAATTTGCCCTGGATTTGGACCTCAGATCCCTCGAATTTATCGGTATTCTGGATGGTGTTGCCAAATTGGATAATTTTGGCATCTTTGCAGAACAGGGCATGCTGACTACTTCCTGGATCGACCAGGGCCGCACCAAGAACGGAGCATTGTTTACCCTGGTCGTCAAGGCCAAGACCGATGTGCAATTGAGCAAGGCTTTAAGGATCAACCCGCAGGTCATGAGTGCTGAGGCATACAACCGCGAAAACGAGGTGATGGGGCTTGCCCTTTCGTTTGGCGACAATATCCTGGATATCAACCAGGATCGTGGGCTGGTACTTGAACAAAATCAACCCAACCCATTCCGTACGGAGGCTCAAATCGGCTTCTGGTTGCCACAAACGGGGGAGGCTACCCTCAACGTCTACGATGTGACAGGTCGGGTTGTCAAATCCTTCCGTCAATCCTTCGATCGTGGGTACAACCAATTACTGCTGAAACACACCGATCTCCCTGCTGATGGCGTATATTATTACACGTTGATGCAAAATGGGGCTACGGCTACGCGTAAAATGATTGTGACCAAGTAA
- a CDS encoding FecR family protein produces MTQQEFNELSKRYLEGKTTEEEEKPILAWFESQPEFKKTSAPGEESLTVRKRVWANISKELKVSVSARIIRMAWILGTAVCMLLGYIWFVKLSPAQVPKKNQKSPTVIAHRGIELKNTTYSDQKITLADGSLVILEPGSSLVYNKDFNRIKRELHLNGEAFFEVTKNPSKPFIVHAGKLIAKVLGTSFTIKNTKDSKNVMVDVLTGKVSVYAEKTPQEKSSVKEKLKVVVLTPNQRVQYLSTENRLVKSIVESPNVIITREELKKLTFVDAPISLVFEAIEKAYGLEVVYDEKVMQDCIMTTSLDEENLHDKLTIICKLLNASYKIEDAQIIVSSNGCL; encoded by the coding sequence ATGACGCAACAGGAGTTCAATGAACTATCCAAACGCTATCTTGAAGGTAAAACTACAGAAGAGGAAGAAAAACCCATTCTGGCCTGGTTTGAATCCCAGCCTGAATTCAAAAAAACCTCTGCTCCCGGAGAAGAATCCCTCACGGTTCGTAAGAGAGTTTGGGCCAACATTAGTAAAGAACTCAAAGTGTCTGTATCAGCGAGAATCATCCGCATGGCCTGGATACTCGGTACTGCTGTCTGTATGCTTCTGGGATATATATGGTTCGTGAAATTAAGCCCGGCGCAGGTACCAAAAAAAAACCAAAAAAGCCCAACGGTAATCGCTCACCGTGGAATAGAATTGAAAAACACGACTTATTCTGATCAAAAAATAACCCTTGCGGATGGCTCATTGGTGATTTTGGAACCCGGAAGTAGCCTGGTTTACAACAAAGACTTCAATCGGATCAAGCGCGAGCTGCACCTCAATGGGGAGGCATTTTTTGAAGTCACCAAGAATCCATCCAAACCCTTTATCGTACATGCGGGCAAACTGATTGCCAAAGTACTGGGCACTTCTTTTACCATCAAAAATACTAAAGATTCCAAAAATGTAATGGTAGATGTGCTGACAGGTAAGGTCTCCGTTTACGCTGAAAAAACACCGCAAGAAAAATCAAGTGTAAAAGAGAAACTCAAGGTTGTCGTTTTGACCCCCAATCAACGTGTACAATATTTGAGTACGGAAAACAGGCTGGTTAAATCCATTGTAGAATCACCCAATGTCATCATCACCAGGGAAGAGCTTAAAAAACTCACTTTTGTCGATGCGCCCATTTCCCTTGTTTTTGAGGCCATTGAAAAGGCTTATGGCCTTGAGGTCGTCTATGATGAAAAGGTGATGCAAGATTGTATCATGACGACTTCTCTTGACGAGGAAAACCTCCATGATAAACTTACGATCATCTGCAAATTGTTAAATGCATCCTACAAAATAGAGGATGCACAGATCATCGTGAGCAGTAATGGTTGTTTATAA
- a CDS encoding TonB-dependent receptor, translating to MKKNLLHREKLLQLMRISLAQIILAGLFAGMGYAHPAFSQKVLLQKLSLNLEDKKLCEVLFLIEKKADVHFSYLPKQIEANRKVSIQVEDESLEKILDRVFKKTPIRYEVFGSKQILLSKTSLERYEQQDFENLPKIEPIVIQKPDFRVQGTVTDNSGEPMVGASVVLEGTTQGAITDASGKYTLDLADADRNGTLIFSFVGYTTIRVPIDGRATVNVVLEEGKVLDEVVVVGYGTQKKSSLTGAVSSVSQKDLKALPVISLTQAIQGRVPGVSITNNSSPGSDPIIRIRGIGSISLNPNPLFVIDGVPAGGLNNIDPKDIESLEVLKDASAASIYGSRAANGVVLITTKKGVAGKMKVNLDSYYGVQSAWKTLDLLNRDEYVRYGTALLTASNQPVPGRFTNLNTPIYDGASTTFGQTDTDWQDVMFRSAPIMDHQLSISGGNDVSRVYTSLGYLSQDGIMPVTDYQRQSFRINSDHKVAKWLTLGQTLLVATDKRRLERDGGGRTQIQNIMRMIPYWPVRDPTKIGGFSTTAQGLDATDPENPLRIAEQEQQYQIDNGVKMLGTFFTEVKFTNWLKYRFVAGADFANSQFTSFLPIYNDGNRSRVIAALSENRNNFFSTVFTNQLTFDQSFGNHNVNVIAVAEKQDAKSEGISASGQRPDNNVQVLQGISNPNGSSSLSQNSLISYVGRLTYDYAGKYLLGASIRRDGSSKFAPGRKWGIFPSASVGWRISEEPFMKSITAISSLKLRASIGQTGYNAIGDYDWQPLISANSTIYPFGNATTNLGSYFNRLGNTGLSWEETTMSNIGFDLSLGRFDISAELYKRKTDGLLLSVPLPESLGFSSSPLANVGSMQNTGFELALGYNHRSTDFNWSLTGTFDMIRNKVLSLATPNATINSGNNADFGGFDITRTQAGQPIQSFYGWQVDGIFQSAAEVAAANALGNDNAPYQNASTAPGDIRFKDLNNDGKVDGSDRTFLGSYLPKFSYGLNWGGTYKNFDFAVYIQGVQGNKIYNGVKVIGQGMLRLFNASTDVLDAWTPSNTDTDVPRAVSGDPNQNTRTSDRFIEDGSYLRIKNISIGYTFSSEKLKELSNNVISRVRVYVSSQNLLTFTKYSGYDPEVASRGYNLLNNGIDYGQYPQARTVLLGVNLGFN from the coding sequence ATGAAAAAAAATCTACTGCACCGTGAAAAACTGCTTCAGCTCATGAGAATCTCGCTTGCTCAAATCATTCTGGCTGGGCTTTTCGCGGGTATGGGTTACGCTCACCCCGCCTTTTCCCAGAAGGTGTTATTGCAAAAGCTCAGTCTCAATCTTGAGGACAAGAAACTATGCGAGGTCTTATTCTTGATTGAAAAGAAAGCCGACGTTCATTTTTCCTATTTGCCGAAGCAGATTGAAGCCAACCGTAAAGTAAGTATCCAGGTCGAGGATGAAAGCCTGGAAAAAATCCTGGATCGGGTGTTCAAAAAAACACCTATTCGGTATGAGGTTTTTGGATCAAAACAAATTTTGCTGAGCAAAACCTCCCTGGAGCGTTACGAACAGCAAGATTTTGAAAATCTACCCAAAATCGAGCCGATCGTCATCCAAAAACCTGATTTTAGGGTACAAGGTACTGTTACCGACAATTCCGGAGAACCTATGGTGGGCGCTTCTGTAGTTTTGGAAGGTACCACCCAGGGCGCTATCACCGATGCCAGCGGCAAATACACGCTGGATTTGGCGGATGCCGACCGCAATGGTACCTTGATCTTCAGCTTTGTAGGCTACACTACCATCCGCGTCCCCATTGATGGCCGTGCTACGGTCAATGTGGTACTGGAAGAAGGTAAAGTACTGGATGAAGTGGTCGTCGTAGGTTATGGTACCCAAAAGAAGTCTTCCTTGACTGGTGCTGTATCTTCAGTAAGTCAGAAAGACCTGAAGGCGCTGCCCGTCATCAGCTTGACCCAGGCCATTCAGGGACGTGTACCTGGTGTATCGATCACCAACAACAGTAGCCCTGGCTCCGATCCAATCATTCGCATCCGGGGTATCGGTTCGATCAGCTTGAATCCCAATCCATTGTTTGTCATTGATGGTGTGCCTGCAGGCGGCTTAAACAACATCGACCCCAAGGATATTGAGTCCTTGGAAGTACTTAAAGATGCTAGTGCTGCATCTATTTATGGCTCAAGAGCAGCCAACGGAGTTGTTTTGATCACAACAAAAAAAGGAGTTGCCGGTAAGATGAAGGTAAATCTGGATTCTTACTATGGCGTGCAATCCGCTTGGAAAACCCTTGATTTACTCAATCGCGACGAGTACGTTCGTTACGGAACTGCCCTGCTGACTGCTTCCAATCAGCCAGTACCTGGCCGTTTCACCAACCTGAATACGCCCATTTACGATGGAGCAAGTACCACTTTTGGCCAGACCGATACGGATTGGCAAGATGTGATGTTCCGCTCCGCACCGATCATGGACCATCAGTTGTCCATTTCCGGTGGCAACGACGTATCCCGGGTATATACCTCTTTGGGCTACCTCAGCCAGGATGGGATCATGCCTGTTACCGATTACCAGCGCCAAAGTTTCCGCATCAACTCGGATCACAAAGTGGCCAAGTGGTTGACCCTGGGCCAAACCCTGTTGGTAGCAACGGACAAGCGTCGTTTGGAGCGCGACGGTGGGGGCCGTACTCAGATCCAGAATATCATGCGGATGATCCCTTACTGGCCAGTACGTGACCCAACTAAAATTGGTGGATTCAGTACCACTGCTCAAGGTTTGGATGCTACCGACCCTGAAAACCCCCTGCGCATTGCCGAGCAGGAACAACAGTATCAGATCGACAACGGGGTAAAAATGCTGGGTACGTTTTTCACCGAAGTGAAATTCACCAATTGGCTGAAGTACCGCTTCGTGGCGGGTGCTGATTTTGCCAATAGCCAGTTTACCAGCTTCCTGCCCATCTACAACGATGGCAACCGCAGCCGGGTTATTGCCGCACTGTCTGAAAACCGGAATAATTTCTTCTCTACCGTATTCACCAACCAGTTGACCTTTGATCAATCTTTTGGTAACCACAATGTCAACGTCATTGCAGTAGCGGAGAAACAGGATGCCAAGTCTGAGGGTATTTCGGCCAGTGGTCAACGTCCAGACAACAACGTTCAAGTATTACAGGGGATTTCCAACCCGAATGGTTCGTCTTCCTTGTCTCAAAACTCTTTGATCTCGTATGTTGGTCGTTTGACTTACGACTACGCCGGAAAATACCTGCTGGGCGCTTCGATTCGTCGGGATGGTTCTTCCAAATTCGCTCCTGGCCGCAAGTGGGGTATCTTCCCATCTGCATCGGTGGGATGGCGCATCAGCGAGGAACCATTTATGAAATCGATTACAGCGATTTCTTCGCTGAAATTGCGGGCCAGCATCGGTCAAACCGGATACAATGCCATCGGTGATTACGACTGGCAACCACTCATTTCGGCCAATTCGACCATTTACCCATTTGGCAACGCCACCACCAACCTTGGTTCGTACTTCAACCGCTTGGGTAACACTGGCTTGAGCTGGGAAGAAACGACCATGAGCAACATTGGTTTTGACCTGTCTTTAGGCCGTTTCGACATCAGTGCCGAATTGTACAAGCGCAAAACGGATGGTCTGTTGTTGAGCGTGCCACTACCTGAATCATTGGGTTTCTCATCTAGCCCACTGGCCAACGTAGGCAGCATGCAAAATACCGGTTTTGAACTCGCGCTCGGCTACAACCACCGCAGCACCGATTTCAACTGGAGTTTGACGGGTACTTTTGACATGATCCGCAACAAGGTTTTGAGCCTCGCTACACCCAACGCCACCATCAACTCCGGCAACAATGCTGACTTTGGCGGTTTTGACATTACCCGTACCCAAGCAGGACAACCCATTCAGTCGTTCTATGGCTGGCAGGTAGATGGCATCTTCCAAAGTGCTGCTGAGGTAGCTGCAGCCAATGCCCTGGGCAACGACAATGCGCCTTATCAAAACGCCTCCACTGCTCCTGGTGACATTCGTTTTAAGGACTTGAATAACGATGGCAAAGTTGACGGCAGTGACCGTACTTTCCTGGGCAGCTATTTGCCTAAATTCTCCTATGGCTTGAACTGGGGTGGTACCTACAAAAACTTCGATTTTGCGGTTTACATCCAAGGTGTACAAGGCAATAAAATTTACAATGGTGTCAAAGTCATTGGTCAAGGTATGTTACGTCTCTTCAATGCCAGTACCGACGTTCTGGATGCCTGGACTCCGTCAAACACCGACACAGATGTGCCTCGTGCAGTCAGTGGGGATCCAAACCAAAATACCCGTACTTCCGACCGTTTCATTGAGGATGGTTCTTATCTGCGGATCAAAAATATCAGCATTGGCTATACTTTCTCCAGCGAAAAACTGAAGGAACTCAGCAACAATGTGATCAGCCGTGTTCGGGTTTATGTATCCAGTCAGAACTTGTTGACTTTCACCAAGTATTCTGGATATGATCCTGAGGTGGCTTCAAGAGGCTATAACCTGCTCAACAATGGTATCGACTATGGCCAATACCCACAGGCACGTACCGTTTTATTGGGCGTA